Genomic DNA from Acomys russatus chromosome 24, mAcoRus1.1, whole genome shotgun sequence:
ggttaagaacactggatgcttttccagaggacccaggttcaattcccagcacccacatgtcagttcacaactgtctgtaattccagttccaagggatctgactccTTCTGGCTTGTAGTCACACAGGCAGGtagaataatgtataaataataaataagtcttttttaaaaataaagaaatgaccCAATGAAAAATAACCTAAGGAAAAAATTAATGGTTGAAAGGGGCACTGGGGCATCTTACCTTTGGGTTATATTCTGTGTTTTTGGCATTCAGAGCTATTTTTCTCAGATCCAATCTACAGGCCAAATTTGCAGTAGAAACTACATTCCTGAACAAACAAGTAAACCCACAAAGTCAGAACAGTACAGTTTCAACACCAGCTTCTTATCTCAGACTCTGCCTTAGGGACTTGCTAGGAAGAAAACTCTCAGTGTGAGGTATAAAGTACTGGTCCCTCGTCAACTGTAAGCCCCGTGTGCTAAGatgacattttcttaaatttcataTCTTAAGTTAGAgctaaaacttaattttatagtaaaaacaaaaccaaaaatgatgtCTCAAAGCAGAAACTACAACACCCAAAAGGGTTTGCAAATCAAAGTCAATTTTATATCCTTTGTGTTTACTCAGCCTTAACTACCACTCTTAACAACGTGAGTACTTTGCCATAAACCATAAGATCTTTCAAGAATGTGTCTGTGAATCTTGACCCCCCCCCCTTAGGGGACCAGGAACTGGTGCTTCCTTTTATGAGTAAGGACTGTCATTAGTTATAATCCATTAAGAACTAAAGAAGTATAAGCAATCTGAAATTATCCCCCTTATACCATTATCCTGAAAGTACTTGTCATATTGTGAAATATAAACTATGCCCCTAGAAGCATCCCtcactttaaaaaacaagtacACTTACTGTAATTGAGGCACAATTCCAGAAAATTCTGGAACAGGGATCATTGGTGCCATAGACAATATGGATGCCACAGGTAAAGCATTGGAGTTTGGCATTTCTGGAGAGGGCAGTTTGGAGTCCGTGCCATCGGGGCACAGACGTGACTGGGTCTCTGGTGAACTGCTGTTGTTCAGGCTCAGCCCGGTGCCCTGGTCGCCAGGCACCTGCAACTGACTTTGCCAACCTTGAGTTTCACCACTTTCCTTGTTTTCACGCTTGTTTGCAGTGCCAGCTCGGTCTTTATTTTCTTGGGTAAGTTCATCTGGTAAGAAGCTTAGATCCACAGATGAGAAGTCGCCAGCTGGTTTTTTGACTCCGCCAAGATGTGAATTAAACACAGTCTCTGCCTTGGATGGGATAAGTGGGTGCACATCTAAAGGCGCTCCTGGGCTGAACAGTTGAGACATAGCTGCAGGAAAGTCATCCTAGGCAGTTTGCAaagcaaaagaaatcaaaacaccaGTGTCTCACCCCAGTGGGATTCCAGTATGGCAGGAAGGCAATGGCTGTAGATTGCTTACATTCATACCCTGCCCCCTACtgcaaagaatcaacaagatTCTATGACAGAGTTAGAGCATGCTTAAAAA
This window encodes:
- the Tbpl2 gene encoding TATA box-binding protein-like 2; this translates as MEEDMYLDLFLDPYTIQDDFPAAMSQLFSPGAPLDVHPLIPSKAETVFNSHLGGVKKPAGDFSSVDLSFLPDELTQENKDRAGTANKRENKESGETQGWQSQLQVPGDQGTGLSLNNSSSPETQSRLCPDGTDSKLPSPEMPNSNALPVASILSMAPMIPVPEFSGIVPQLQNVVSTANLACRLDLRKIALNAKNTEYNPKRFAAVIMRIREPRTTALIFSSGKLVCTGAKSEEESRLAARKYARVVQKLGFPARFLSFKVQNVVGSCDVKFPIRLEILALTHPQFSSYEPELFPGLIYKMVKPQVVLLIFTSGKVVLTGAKERSAIYEAFENMYPILESVKKV